The following coding sequences lie in one Sphingopyxis macrogoltabida genomic window:
- a CDS encoding DsbC family protein yields the protein MSGTERWRGLARPSRLLAAALVALGAAGIALAADAAVSEGKVRALLKERLPRTAIGSVDCATIGGLCEVVAGDNLFYVDAGARYLMIGRVYDMETRQDITAARLLEMNPDLLVGAAARANNGVGADEVAGSQGVAVPGPAKRGLAAGQSRTLSLAGLPKEGAIVWGNPSGETVTVFTDFRCGYCRALAQVLRDMKLRVVERPISVLGSRDVADRVYCAKDREAALHAVYAGETLKAAPACNTSGLDANEAFAERNDLRGTPVIVRRDGAMLEGYRPRAFLEQWLKGAKS from the coding sequence ATGTCCGGAACTGAACGCTGGCGCGGCCTCGCGCGCCCTTCGCGGCTGCTGGCCGCGGCGCTCGTGGCGCTCGGCGCCGCGGGGATCGCGCTCGCGGCGGATGCCGCCGTCAGCGAGGGCAAGGTCCGCGCGCTGCTCAAGGAGCGGCTCCCCAGGACGGCCATCGGCTCGGTCGACTGCGCGACCATCGGAGGACTGTGCGAGGTCGTTGCGGGCGACAATCTCTTCTATGTGGACGCCGGCGCGCGCTATCTCATGATCGGACGGGTTTACGACATGGAGACCCGCCAGGACATCACCGCGGCGCGTCTGCTCGAGATGAACCCGGATTTGCTCGTCGGCGCGGCGGCGCGGGCCAACAACGGTGTCGGTGCAGACGAGGTGGCCGGCAGCCAGGGCGTCGCGGTGCCCGGCCCGGCGAAGCGCGGTCTTGCGGCCGGGCAGAGCCGCACGCTCTCGCTGGCCGGATTGCCGAAAGAGGGTGCCATCGTCTGGGGCAATCCTTCCGGCGAGACGGTCACCGTCTTCACCGATTTTCGCTGCGGTTATTGCCGTGCCCTCGCGCAGGTCCTTCGCGATATGAAGCTGCGCGTGGTGGAGAGGCCGATATCGGTGCTCGGGAGCCGCGACGTCGCCGATCGCGTCTATTGCGCTAAAGACCGCGAAGCCGCGCTCCACGCCGTCTATGCCGGCGAGACTTTGAAGGCCGCGCCCGCGTGCAACACCTCGGGCCTCGATGCCAATGAGGCCTTTGCCGAGCGCAATGACCTGCGCGGCACGCCGGTGATCGTGCGTCGCGACGGTGCGATGCTCGAAGGCTATCGTCCGCGTGCCTTCCTCGAACAATGGTTGAAGGGAGCGAAGTCGTGA
- a CDS encoding TraV family lipoprotein: protein MRAPRRRLRRAPAILLGTGGLLLLGSCASLGGNVRGSFSCSAPDGVCAPSGTIDDRALASIAGGEEGGDFVPAASEPGLGESVATRVARAQPVRPAPGDPARTRERVLRIVFQPYIDDRGRLHEATAVHAVVATGDWQQAVVPMQANARASGGIMGFVSLADAVDQADPPQAGDARPSNSLPSADAVAAARARKTDPLGAIKADVSDRLAPAATRAPAAAARAKPDPLARAAMDSVARGAAEAGARPGKQGASAPGFPASVEKDD, encoded by the coding sequence GTGAGAGCGCCTCGCCGGCGGCTCCGCCGCGCCCCTGCTATCCTCCTCGGCACGGGCGGTCTCCTTCTCCTGGGGAGCTGCGCCAGCCTCGGCGGAAATGTTCGGGGAAGCTTTTCCTGCTCCGCTCCCGATGGCGTGTGCGCGCCGAGCGGCACGATCGATGACCGGGCGCTCGCGTCGATCGCCGGCGGAGAAGAGGGGGGCGACTTCGTTCCAGCGGCGAGCGAGCCCGGCCTCGGTGAATCGGTTGCCACCCGCGTTGCTCGAGCGCAGCCCGTGAGACCGGCACCTGGCGATCCTGCGCGCACCCGCGAACGGGTCCTCCGTATCGTCTTCCAACCCTATATCGACGACAGGGGCCGGCTTCACGAAGCGACGGCGGTGCATGCGGTCGTTGCGACCGGCGACTGGCAGCAGGCCGTCGTACCCATGCAAGCGAATGCGCGGGCGTCGGGAGGCATCATGGGATTTGTCTCTCTCGCCGACGCGGTGGACCAGGCGGATCCACCGCAAGCCGGCGACGCGCGGCCAAGCAATAGCCTCCCGTCGGCCGACGCGGTGGCGGCCGCCCGCGCCCGCAAGACCGACCCCCTCGGCGCCATCAAGGCGGATGTCTCGGATCGCCTGGCTCCCGCGGCGACCCGGGCGCCCGCCGCCGCCGCGCGCGCCAAGCCCGACCCGCTGGCGCGCGCGGCGATGGACTCGGTCGCGCGCGGCGC